In Myxococcus fulvus, the following proteins share a genomic window:
- a CDS encoding di-heme oxidoredictase family protein, translating to MRRRLYLLGIPLGAMVLTAVWARAGRPPPPPPLVLGELPLVSVPGEELSGGGATVKDTGRNAFGRSPPNLDRARWPQFHIGKRVFDRDWSDPAHGPGLGPLFSASSCMTCHVKDGRGRPPESPSEPVVSIAFQLGSADGPGPHPVYGEQLDLHRLGGLRGEGTVVVRHQEFAGRFASGEPYVLARPVYQFEHLAHGPLGEGTPFSPRVAPANFGLGLLEALPEETLLAREDAGDRDQDGISGRANRVEDVKARGTSMGRFGWKANQPTLLQQVAHALVADMGLTNELYPRAQEAEAGAAPGAVDVRAYDLEQLMFYTRLLAVPKRRDWEAPAVLRGKAVFRAIGCAACHVDEGMETGDVPGFPELSRQVIYPYSDLLLHDMGEALADGRTDGLATGQEWRTPPLWGIGLTATVNGHTRFLHDGRARNLEEAVLWHGGEAAPAQTRYTRLPREDREALLAFLGSL from the coding sequence ATGAGACGGCGGCTGTACCTGCTGGGCATCCCCCTTGGAGCGATGGTGCTCACGGCCGTGTGGGCCCGGGCGGGCCGGCCTCCGCCGCCCCCTCCCCTCGTGCTCGGCGAGCTGCCGCTCGTGTCGGTGCCCGGCGAGGAGCTGTCCGGTGGTGGCGCGACGGTGAAGGACACGGGGCGCAACGCCTTCGGTCGCTCGCCGCCGAACCTGGACCGCGCGCGCTGGCCCCAGTTCCACATCGGCAAGCGGGTGTTCGACCGCGACTGGAGCGACCCCGCGCACGGCCCGGGGCTGGGCCCGCTGTTCAGCGCCAGCTCGTGCATGACGTGCCACGTGAAGGACGGGCGCGGACGTCCGCCCGAGTCCCCTTCCGAGCCCGTCGTGTCCATCGCGTTCCAGTTGGGCTCGGCCGACGGCCCGGGGCCGCATCCCGTGTATGGGGAGCAGCTCGACCTTCACCGGCTCGGCGGACTCCGGGGCGAGGGCACCGTGGTGGTGCGCCACCAGGAGTTCGCTGGCCGATTCGCCTCTGGCGAGCCCTATGTGCTCGCGCGGCCCGTCTATCAGTTCGAGCACCTGGCCCATGGGCCGCTCGGTGAGGGCACGCCCTTCTCGCCTCGCGTGGCGCCGGCGAACTTCGGACTGGGGCTGCTGGAGGCCCTCCCCGAGGAGACGCTGCTGGCCCGGGAGGACGCCGGGGACCGCGACCAGGATGGCATCTCCGGACGCGCCAACCGGGTCGAGGATGTGAAGGCGCGCGGCACGAGCATGGGACGGTTCGGGTGGAAGGCGAATCAGCCCACCCTGCTCCAGCAGGTGGCGCATGCGTTGGTGGCGGACATGGGGCTGACGAACGAGCTCTATCCGCGCGCACAGGAGGCGGAGGCCGGGGCGGCGCCGGGGGCCGTCGACGTGCGGGCCTATGACCTGGAACAGCTGATGTTCTACACGCGCCTGCTCGCGGTGCCGAAGCGCCGGGACTGGGAGGCCCCCGCCGTGCTGCGCGGCAAGGCGGTGTTCCGCGCCATCGGGTGTGCCGCCTGTCATGTCGACGAGGGGATGGAGACGGGAGACGTGCCCGGCTTCCCGGAGCTGTCCCGTCAGGTCATCTACCCGTACTCGGACCTGCTGCTGCACGACATGGGCGAGGCGCTGGCGGATGGACGGACGGATGGCCTTGCCACCGGCCAGGAGTGGCGCACGCCGCCCCTGTGGGGCATCGGCCTGACGGCGACGGTGAACGGCCACACGCGCTTCCTGCATGACGGGCGCGCGCGGAACCTCGAGGAGGCCGTGCTGTGGCACGGCGGCGAGGCGGCCCCCGCGCAGACGCGCTACACGCGGCTGCCCCGTGAGGACCGTGAGGCGCTGCTCGCGTTCCTCGGCTCGCTCTGA
- a CDS encoding cytochrome-c peroxidase: MAVDAKALLDSMAVFSLRPLSHEPVPQPVGSRIINKAAAIRLGKAFFWDIQSSGDGETACASCHFAAGADDRKNNTIHPGFDNTFDSIAGPGQDFTLAKITSDDRVGSMGPFRAAFLGLDMDNLDNPADQCVVVPAEPFNEFRLVGPRHTPTVVGSGFYRNQFWGGEANVLFNGVNIWGDSGNNGQGFLVRIEGASLASQATGPVTNFSEQGCSGRQILGPDSLGTKLIPRQPLRHQRVSVNDSVLGAMANPDGPGLLCNGEPCTYDRMIRDAFGDALANVGENAFSLFWGEALQAYQATLIPDQTPFDRFLGGNLSALTPKQLKGLSVFVGKGECINCHTGAMLTDATVSWYEIAGPLNRDGGDTGFHNIGVRPTEDDLARGDLGVFGGVPNSVSLSPFDMGAFKTPTLRNVGLNPPYFHNGGYPTLEDVVDFYERGGDFANPEKSLDIVPRVFTASDRSALVDFLRNALTDCRVKTYRAPFDHPELTFPNRETLPVTGRSGIGVCN; the protein is encoded by the coding sequence GTGGCGGTGGATGCGAAGGCCCTGCTGGACAGCATGGCCGTGTTCTCGCTGCGTCCGCTGTCTCATGAGCCGGTGCCGCAGCCGGTGGGCAGCCGCATCATCAACAAGGCCGCGGCCATCCGGCTGGGCAAGGCCTTCTTCTGGGACATCCAGTCGAGCGGTGACGGCGAGACGGCGTGCGCCAGCTGTCACTTCGCCGCGGGCGCGGATGACCGCAAGAACAACACCATCCACCCGGGCTTCGACAACACGTTCGACAGCATCGCGGGTCCCGGCCAGGACTTCACGCTGGCGAAGATCACCAGCGATGACCGCGTGGGCTCCATGGGCCCGTTCCGCGCCGCGTTCCTCGGCCTGGACATGGACAACCTGGACAACCCGGCGGACCAGTGCGTGGTGGTGCCGGCCGAGCCGTTCAACGAGTTCCGGCTGGTGGGCCCGCGCCACACGCCGACGGTGGTGGGCTCCGGCTTCTACCGCAACCAGTTCTGGGGCGGCGAGGCGAACGTCCTCTTCAACGGCGTGAACATCTGGGGCGACTCGGGCAACAACGGCCAGGGCTTCCTGGTGCGCATCGAGGGCGCCTCGCTGGCGTCCCAGGCCACGGGCCCCGTGACGAACTTCAGCGAGCAGGGCTGCTCGGGCCGTCAGATTCTCGGCCCCGACAGCCTGGGCACGAAGCTGATTCCGCGTCAGCCGCTGCGCCACCAGCGCGTGTCCGTCAACGACAGCGTGCTGGGCGCCATGGCGAACCCGGACGGCCCGGGCCTGCTCTGCAACGGCGAGCCCTGCACGTATGACCGGATGATTCGCGACGCGTTCGGCGACGCGCTGGCGAACGTCGGCGAGAACGCCTTCTCGCTCTTCTGGGGCGAGGCGCTCCAGGCCTACCAGGCCACGCTCATCCCGGACCAGACGCCGTTCGACCGCTTCCTGGGCGGCAACCTCTCCGCGCTCACGCCCAAGCAGCTCAAGGGCCTGTCCGTGTTCGTGGGCAAGGGCGAGTGCATCAACTGCCACACCGGCGCCATGCTGACCGACGCCACGGTGTCCTGGTATGAGATCGCCGGCCCCCTCAACCGCGACGGCGGCGACACGGGCTTCCACAACATCGGCGTGCGTCCCACCGAGGACGACCTGGCGCGCGGCGACCTGGGCGTCTTCGGCGGCGTGCCCAACTCCGTCAGCCTCTCCCCGTTCGACATGGGCGCGTTCAAGACGCCCACCCTGCGCAACGTGGGCCTGAACCCGCCCTACTTCCACAACGGCGGCTACCCCACGCTCGAGGACGTGGTGGACTTCTACGAGCGCGGCGGTGACTTCGCCAACCCGGAGAAGTCGCTGGACATCGTCCCGCGCGTCTTCACCGCGAGCGACCGCTCCGCGCTGGTGGACTTCCTGCGCAACGCCCTCACGGACTGCCGCGTCAAGACCTACCGCGCGCCGTTCGACCACCCGGAGCTGACGTTCCCCAACCGCGAGACGCTGCCCGTCACCGGCCGCTCCGGCATCGGCGTCTGCAACTGA
- a CDS encoding ABC transporter ATP-binding protein, translated as MTRASEERAARPAEPLAGLVWPMARGAEALEALARSAGLPLPRTRAKVVGQAPTDPNRLGEWLDAAAQSQGLELDLAYTRHGEVEKALLRASPALLDVVTSEGVQVAALLRVSASGRTARVIAPDETERDVPLAWLTSGVQALVEGTQASTVDRVLSRAAMPEPQRLLARRALLGAQLANTHLVASRTLRLPPGARLVHHLKALSTAPRLALVLVLAILIQVCVLSAWWLIGRGAFEGQLDHGWLWAWALMGLTAVPLQAALAWTQGSLALDLSALLRRRLLAGALAMPVDEAKRGGIGEYVGRTFESAGMEQMALAGSFTSLLAVVDLTLAGSVTLSGPAGMLGLVALGGYCVLLGVLVARQSLLFRGWTEARVVMTHALIERMLGHRTRLAQEQPSRWHEEEDQELARYSDASERWDAGTARVTTLARRGLLPVAIIAILPGVLAGANTASIAVGVGAALLGARAVMSLAVGALALMGSRVLFSAVRPMLDAARLSGAAGDQDGKDAAPQVTPLAATEAPSRSQALLEVRDVYFKHPASPRAVLEGASVVIHPGERVLLEGASGSGKSTLASILTGLRRQGSGVVLLRGLDMSTWTQDGWGAQIAGAPQFHENHIISGTLAMNLLLGRAWPHTQDDVKLARELCEELGLGDLLQRMPAGILQMVGERGWQLSHGEQSRIFVARALLQRVQVVVLDEAFGALDPVTMRKVMACVEQRAPTLIVIAHP; from the coding sequence ATGACGCGCGCTTCCGAGGAGAGGGCGGCGCGGCCCGCGGAGCCCCTGGCGGGGCTGGTGTGGCCCATGGCGCGCGGCGCGGAGGCGCTGGAGGCGCTGGCGCGCTCGGCGGGCCTGCCGCTGCCGCGGACGCGGGCGAAGGTCGTCGGACAGGCGCCCACGGACCCGAACCGGCTGGGCGAGTGGCTGGACGCCGCCGCCCAGTCACAGGGGCTGGAGCTGGACCTGGCGTATACGCGCCACGGTGAGGTGGAGAAGGCGCTCTTGCGCGCCTCCCCTGCCCTCCTGGACGTCGTCACCAGCGAGGGCGTCCAGGTGGCGGCGCTCCTGCGCGTGTCCGCCTCCGGCCGCACCGCGCGCGTCATCGCGCCGGACGAGACGGAGCGCGACGTGCCCCTGGCGTGGCTCACGTCCGGGGTGCAGGCCCTGGTCGAGGGCACCCAGGCCTCCACGGTGGACCGGGTGCTGTCGCGCGCGGCGATGCCGGAGCCGCAGCGGCTGCTCGCGCGGCGCGCGCTCCTGGGCGCGCAGCTGGCCAACACGCACCTGGTGGCGTCGCGCACGCTGCGGCTGCCGCCGGGCGCCCGGCTGGTCCACCACCTCAAGGCCCTGTCCACCGCGCCGCGGCTGGCGCTGGTGCTGGTGCTGGCCATCCTCATCCAGGTGTGCGTGCTCAGCGCGTGGTGGCTGATTGGCCGGGGCGCGTTCGAGGGCCAGCTGGACCACGGCTGGCTGTGGGCGTGGGCGCTGATGGGGCTGACGGCGGTGCCGCTGCAGGCGGCGCTGGCGTGGACGCAGGGCTCGCTGGCGTTGGACTTGTCCGCGCTGCTCAGGCGCAGGCTGCTGGCGGGCGCGCTGGCCATGCCGGTGGACGAGGCGAAGCGCGGCGGCATCGGCGAGTACGTGGGGCGGACCTTCGAGAGCGCGGGCATGGAGCAGATGGCGCTCGCCGGCAGCTTCACCAGCCTGCTCGCGGTGGTGGACCTGACCCTGGCCGGCAGCGTGACGCTGTCGGGCCCCGCCGGCATGCTGGGGCTCGTGGCGCTGGGCGGCTACTGCGTCCTGTTGGGCGTGCTCGTGGCGCGCCAGTCGCTGCTGTTCCGGGGCTGGACGGAGGCGCGCGTGGTGATGACCCACGCGCTCATCGAGCGGATGCTCGGCCACCGCACGCGGCTGGCGCAGGAGCAGCCCTCGCGCTGGCACGAGGAGGAGGACCAGGAGCTGGCGCGCTACTCGGACGCCTCCGAGCGCTGGGACGCGGGCACCGCGCGGGTGACGACGCTCGCGCGCCGGGGCCTGTTGCCCGTGGCCATCATCGCCATCCTCCCCGGCGTGCTGGCCGGCGCGAACACGGCGAGCATCGCGGTGGGCGTGGGCGCGGCCCTGTTGGGTGCCCGCGCGGTGATGTCGCTGGCGGTGGGCGCGCTGGCGCTCATGGGCTCACGGGTGCTGTTCTCCGCGGTGCGCCCCATGCTCGACGCGGCCCGGCTCTCCGGCGCCGCGGGCGACCAGGACGGCAAGGACGCCGCGCCCCAGGTGACGCCGCTCGCCGCCACCGAGGCGCCCTCCAGGAGCCAGGCGCTGCTCGAGGTGCGCGACGTGTACTTCAAGCACCCCGCCTCGCCGCGCGCGGTGCTCGAGGGCGCGTCCGTGGTCATCCATCCCGGAGAGCGCGTGCTGCTGGAGGGCGCGTCCGGCTCCGGCAAGTCCACGCTCGCCTCCATCCTCACGGGCCTCAGGCGCCAGGGCTCCGGCGTGGTGCTGCTGCGCGGCCTGGACATGTCCACCTGGACTCAGGACGGCTGGGGCGCGCAGATCGCCGGCGCGCCGCAGTTCCACGAGAACCACATCATCTCCGGCACGCTGGCGATGAACCTGCTCCTGGGCCGCGCCTGGCCTCACACCCAGGACGACGTGAAGCTGGCGCGCGAGCTGTGCGAGGAGCTGGGCCTGGGGGACTTGCTGCAGCGCATGCCCGCCGGAATCCTGCAGATGGTGGGCGAGCGCGGCTGGCAGCTGTCCCACGGCGAGCAGAGCCGCATCTTCGTCGCGCGCGCCCTGCTCCAGCGCGTCCAGGTCGTGGTGCTCGACGAGGCCTTCGGCGCGTTGGACCCGGTGACGATGCGCAAGGTGATGGCGTGCGTCGAGCAGCGCGCGCCCACGCTCATCGTCATCGCCCACCCCTGA
- a CDS encoding ATP-binding cassette domain-containing protein, with the protein MAGTRRLLIPEVIQTSAMDCGPAALKALFDGFGVSVSYGRLREACQTDIDGTSVDVLEELAGKLGLEATQVVLPRDQVLMPETKTLPAIMVVRLADSNLHFIVVWRRIGDRVQIMDPALGRRWVSLAELMDRLYVHALPVPAEAFRDWAGTDEFLAGMRLRLQALVDKALAAKLLDEALADASWKGVACLDATTRMVQTLVDGGGVEHGESSARFLEQLLKEVRVALEEGRAEQVIPATYWTAVGAADGEEVTLRGVVCILARGLRQTRDEDEEPLSADLKAALLEPPTRPLRELIGLMRRDGLLAPSILAAIALTAAVGGFLEALLLRGIIDAGRYLTTQEQRLAGIVTLLVLMGVLFTLELPLAMGTLKLGRRLEVRLRLAFLDKIPRLGDRYFKSRLVSDMAQRCHGIHQVRSVPTLGVGVLRATSEMLVTLGGLVWLAPGSAPLIVLGGAMALAVPLLAQRSLLEADRRMRDFDGVLSRFYLDAMRGAVALRAHRAELTLRRAHEEPLHEYVGAARTLLGRGILTDTLSMLAATGGSVAIVLHAVSQGIQPGAVLLLVYWALALATVGKQLADALRQYPAASSLTGRLMEPLLAPDEVGAGLETVEEPSASTLAGQPRGVGFTLEQVEVKAAGFTVLQGIDMTVRPGEHVAIVGPSGAGKSSLVGILLGWHRPSSGQVKVDGEPLKGQTLASLRRQTAWVEPEVTLWNKSLVDNLAYGVETGEVLPRVGQALRSADLIEFLDKLPQGLQTRLGEGGSLLSGGQGQRVRLGRALLRPGVRLAIFDEPFRGLERDRRAALLERSRQELEGATMLCIMHDIAETLTFDRVLVIKGGQLVEDANPRELAKREDSVYRSLLDEEEQMRRALGGQGGWRRMMLDQGQLAEQPPETKRGAA; encoded by the coding sequence ATGGCGGGCACACGAAGGCTGCTCATCCCCGAAGTCATCCAGACCTCCGCCATGGACTGCGGTCCGGCGGCCCTCAAGGCGCTCTTCGACGGCTTCGGCGTGTCCGTCAGCTACGGCCGTCTGCGCGAGGCCTGCCAGACGGACATCGACGGGACGTCCGTGGACGTGCTGGAGGAGCTGGCCGGCAAGCTGGGCCTGGAGGCCACCCAGGTCGTCCTGCCGCGCGACCAGGTGCTGATGCCGGAGACGAAGACGCTGCCGGCCATCATGGTGGTGCGTCTGGCGGACAGCAACCTGCACTTCATCGTCGTCTGGCGCCGCATCGGTGACCGGGTGCAGATCATGGACCCCGCGCTGGGACGGCGCTGGGTGTCGCTGGCGGAGCTGATGGACCGGCTCTACGTCCACGCCCTGCCCGTCCCGGCGGAGGCCTTCCGCGACTGGGCCGGCACGGACGAGTTCCTCGCCGGGATGCGCCTGAGGCTGCAGGCGCTCGTGGACAAGGCGCTCGCGGCGAAGCTGCTCGACGAGGCCCTGGCCGACGCGAGCTGGAAGGGCGTGGCGTGCCTGGACGCGACGACGCGCATGGTCCAGACGCTGGTGGACGGCGGCGGCGTGGAGCACGGCGAGTCTTCCGCGCGCTTCCTGGAGCAGCTGTTGAAGGAAGTGCGCGTGGCCCTGGAGGAGGGCCGCGCCGAGCAGGTCATCCCCGCCACGTACTGGACGGCGGTGGGCGCGGCCGACGGCGAGGAGGTGACGTTGCGCGGCGTGGTCTGCATCCTCGCCCGGGGGCTGCGCCAGACGCGCGACGAGGACGAGGAGCCCTTGTCCGCGGACCTCAAGGCGGCGCTCTTGGAGCCCCCCACCCGCCCGCTGCGCGAGCTCATCGGGCTGATGCGCCGGGACGGCCTCTTGGCCCCCTCCATCCTCGCGGCCATCGCGCTGACGGCCGCGGTGGGCGGCTTCCTGGAGGCGCTGCTCCTGCGCGGCATCATCGACGCGGGCCGCTACCTCACCACCCAGGAGCAGCGGCTGGCGGGCATCGTGACGCTGCTGGTGTTGATGGGCGTGCTCTTCACGCTGGAGCTGCCCCTGGCCATGGGGACGCTGAAGCTGGGCCGCCGCCTGGAGGTCCGGCTGCGGCTGGCGTTCCTCGACAAGATTCCGCGGCTGGGGGACCGCTACTTCAAGAGCCGGCTCGTCTCCGACATGGCGCAGCGCTGCCACGGCATCCACCAGGTGCGCAGCGTGCCCACGCTGGGCGTCGGCGTCCTGCGTGCCACCTCGGAGATGCTGGTGACGCTGGGCGGACTGGTGTGGCTTGCCCCCGGCAGCGCGCCGCTCATCGTGCTGGGCGGGGCCATGGCGCTCGCGGTGCCGCTGCTCGCGCAGCGCTCGCTCCTGGAAGCGGACCGGCGCATGCGCGACTTCGACGGCGTGCTGTCGCGCTTCTACCTGGACGCCATGCGGGGCGCCGTGGCGCTGCGAGCACACCGCGCGGAGCTGACCCTGCGGCGCGCGCACGAGGAGCCCCTGCACGAGTACGTGGGCGCCGCGCGCACGCTGCTGGGCCGGGGCATCCTCACCGACACCCTGTCCATGCTGGCGGCCACCGGAGGCTCGGTGGCCATCGTCCTGCACGCCGTGTCCCAGGGCATCCAGCCCGGCGCGGTGCTGCTGCTGGTGTACTGGGCCCTGGCGCTGGCCACGGTGGGCAAGCAGCTGGCGGACGCGCTCCGGCAGTACCCCGCCGCGTCGTCGCTCACCGGCCGACTGATGGAGCCGCTGCTGGCGCCCGACGAGGTGGGCGCGGGCCTGGAGACGGTGGAGGAGCCCTCTGCCTCGACGCTCGCGGGCCAGCCCCGGGGCGTGGGCTTCACGCTGGAGCAGGTGGAGGTCAAGGCCGCGGGCTTCACGGTGCTGCAGGGCATCGACATGACGGTGCGGCCCGGTGAGCACGTGGCCATCGTCGGCCCGTCGGGCGCGGGCAAGTCGTCGCTCGTGGGCATCCTGCTGGGCTGGCACCGCCCGTCCTCCGGGCAGGTGAAGGTGGACGGCGAGCCGCTCAAGGGCCAGACGCTGGCGAGCCTGCGCCGGCAGACGGCGTGGGTGGAGCCCGAGGTGACGCTGTGGAACAAGTCGCTGGTGGACAACCTGGCCTACGGCGTGGAGACGGGCGAGGTGCTGCCGCGCGTGGGACAGGCGCTCAGGTCCGCGGACCTCATCGAGTTCCTCGACAAGCTGCCCCAGGGGCTCCAGACGCGCCTGGGCGAGGGCGGCAGCCTCCTGTCCGGCGGCCAGGGGCAGCGCGTGCGCCTGGGACGGGCGCTCTTGAGGCCCGGGGTGCGGCTGGCCATCTTCGACGAGCCCTTCCGCGGCCTGGAGAGGGACAGGCGCGCGGCGCTGCTGGAGCGCTCCCGGCAGGAGCTGGAGGGCGCCACGATGCTGTGCATCATGCATGACATCGCGGAGACGCTGACGTTCGACCGGGTGCTGGTCATCAAGGGCGGCCAGCTGGTCGAGGACGCCAACCCGCGCGAGCTGGCGAAGCGGGAGGACTCCGTGTACCGCTCGCTGCTGGACGAGGAGGAGCAGATGCGGCGGGCCCTGGGCGGCCAGGGTGGCTGGAGGCGGATGATGCTGGACCAGGGACAGCTCGCCGAGCAGCCCCCGGAGACGAAGCGGGGTGCGGCATGA
- a CDS encoding HlyD family secretion protein encodes MFPRTVRALLRGRGRSALWLLPVGLFAVWGVWFLRASITVYEPSVQARLEVHREVYAVDAPVDGRLVKTRVELHRQVRAGEVLFELAHEQEARQLAEAEAQLRGLGPQLAAARAELEVEQGALVAQQERGAAGVEEAKARLVEAEALARRALEEKSSAEQLHSRQLISESEWSRVRTELERAQASEQASRAALARVKMDGTMLATERRIRAAALRRDIAELEAAESVAQASVERLREELERRVVKAPADGILGETSPVRVGTQVRAGDRMATVVAGGDVRIVAQLSPATALGRVRAGQTARMKLEGFAWTEFGMVRATVVAVASEARDGLVRVELSVDEMPVGIPLEHGLPGTVDIAVEDSTPLRLVLRSLGRGLEAPARSRPLPPRSSGDLEMSRGGS; translated from the coding sequence ATGTTCCCGCGCACCGTGCGCGCGCTGCTGCGGGGACGAGGGCGCTCGGCGCTCTGGTTGTTGCCGGTGGGGCTGTTCGCCGTCTGGGGCGTGTGGTTCCTGCGAGCGAGCATCACCGTCTATGAGCCCAGCGTGCAGGCGCGGCTGGAGGTCCACCGCGAGGTGTACGCCGTGGACGCGCCGGTGGACGGGCGGCTGGTGAAGACGCGGGTGGAGCTGCACCGGCAGGTGCGCGCGGGCGAGGTGCTCTTCGAGCTCGCCCACGAGCAGGAGGCGCGGCAGCTGGCGGAGGCGGAGGCGCAGCTTCGGGGCCTGGGGCCGCAGCTGGCGGCGGCGCGCGCGGAGCTCGAGGTGGAGCAGGGCGCGCTCGTGGCCCAGCAGGAGCGCGGCGCGGCGGGCGTGGAGGAGGCCAAGGCCCGGCTGGTGGAGGCCGAGGCGCTGGCGCGCCGGGCGCTCGAGGAGAAGTCGAGCGCGGAGCAGCTGCACTCGCGCCAGTTGATCAGCGAGTCCGAGTGGAGCCGCGTGCGCACCGAGCTGGAGCGCGCCCAGGCGTCCGAGCAGGCCTCCCGCGCGGCGCTCGCGCGCGTGAAGATGGATGGGACCATGCTGGCCACCGAGCGGCGCATCCGGGCCGCGGCGCTCAGGCGGGACATCGCCGAGCTGGAGGCCGCCGAGAGCGTGGCGCAGGCCTCCGTGGAGCGGCTGCGCGAGGAGCTGGAGCGGCGCGTGGTGAAGGCGCCCGCCGACGGCATCCTCGGCGAGACGAGCCCGGTGCGCGTGGGCACGCAGGTGAGGGCCGGGGACCGCATGGCCACCGTCGTCGCGGGCGGCGACGTGCGCATCGTCGCGCAGCTGTCCCCCGCCACGGCGCTGGGCCGGGTGCGCGCGGGCCAGACGGCGCGCATGAAGCTGGAGGGCTTCGCCTGGACGGAGTTCGGCATGGTGCGCGCCACGGTGGTGGCGGTGGCGAGCGAGGCGCGCGACGGGCTGGTGCGCGTGGAGCTGTCCGTGGACGAGATGCCGGTGGGCATCCCCCTGGAGCACGGCCTGCCGGGCACGGTGGACATCGCGGTGGAGGACTCCACGCCGCTGCGGCTGGTGCTGCGCTCGCTGGGGCGGGGGCTGGAGGCGCCGGCGCGCTCGCGCCCGCTGCCGCCGCGCTCGTCGGGGGATTTGGAGATGTCGCGGGGCGGGAGCTGA